Proteins encoded within one genomic window of Jiangella mangrovi:
- a CDS encoding FCD domain-containing protein yields the protein MAQGDQLTRLTALPRPPSLHESVQTALRDYILTNGLRAGDGLPAEGALAQQLGVSRNSVREAVKGLVSLGILETRRGSGVFVKDFSLSLLIDNLPFNLLFDSSELADLLEVRRAVENDLIERAVGNMTDRTRSELEQILSEMKEKSDRGEDVLDEDRRFHRTMFADAGNAVALKLLDAFWLTMSRAVEQRSEIADDRPSDTYRQHDAIYRAALGGDAAAVQDALTDHYSPILTRLDRTGPL from the coding sequence GTGGCACAGGGGGACCAGCTCACGAGACTGACGGCGCTGCCGCGACCACCAAGCCTGCACGAGTCCGTTCAGACGGCACTGCGCGACTACATCCTCACCAACGGCCTGCGCGCCGGCGACGGCCTGCCCGCCGAGGGCGCACTGGCCCAGCAGCTCGGCGTGAGCCGCAACTCCGTCCGCGAGGCGGTCAAGGGCCTGGTGTCCCTCGGCATCCTCGAGACCCGGCGCGGCAGCGGGGTGTTCGTCAAGGACTTCTCGCTCTCACTGCTCATCGACAACCTCCCGTTCAACCTGCTGTTCGACTCCAGCGAGCTGGCCGACCTGCTCGAGGTGCGCCGCGCCGTCGAGAACGACCTCATCGAGCGCGCGGTGGGCAACATGACCGACCGCACCCGCTCCGAGCTCGAGCAGATCCTCAGCGAGATGAAGGAGAAGTCCGACCGCGGCGAGGACGTGCTCGACGAGGATCGCCGCTTCCACCGCACGATGTTCGCCGACGCCGGCAACGCCGTCGCCCTCAAGCTGCTCGACGCGTTCTGGCTGACCATGAGCCGCGCCGTCGAGCAACGCTCCGAGATCGCCGACGACCGGCCGTCGGACACCTACCGGCAGCACGACGCCATCTACCGGGCGGCGCTCGGCGGCGACGCCGCTGCCGTCCAGGACGCCCTGACCGACCACTACTCCCCCATCCTGACCCGGCTGGACCGCACCGGGCCGCTCTAG
- a CDS encoding HPr family phosphocarrier protein gives MPERTAVVASKAGLHARPAAVFVKAAAEQPTKVSIRKPDGEPVDASSILSIMTLGVEQGDQVILSADGDKADQALDTLVALLERDLDE, from the coding sequence GTGCCCGAGCGCACCGCAGTCGTCGCAAGCAAGGCCGGGCTGCACGCCCGGCCCGCCGCTGTCTTCGTCAAGGCCGCCGCGGAACAGCCCACGAAGGTCTCGATCCGCAAGCCCGACGGCGAACCGGTCGACGCCTCCAGCATCCTGTCGATCATGACGCTCGGCGTCGAGCAGGGCGACCAGGTCATCCTGTCCGCCGATGGCGACAAGGCCGACCAGGCCCTCGACACCCTGGTCGCGCTGCTGGAACGCGACCTCGACGAGTAG
- the fbaA gene encoding class II fructose-bisphosphate aldolase yields MPIATPEVYAEMIDRAKAGSFAYPAINVTSSQTINAAIRGFAEAESDGIIQISTGGAEYISGPTIKDRVRGAAAFSAFAYEVAQSYDVQIALHTDHAPLDAVEQWVKPLLALSTERVKNGQAPLFNSHMWDGSAVPLDQNLKVAEELLALSADAHTILEIEVGVVGGEEDGVAHEINDKLYTTVEDGLATAEALGLGERGRYIVALTFGNVHGVYKPGNVKLRPEILRDIQQSVGERYGKDKPFDLVFHGGSGSTAEEIGSAVDYGVIKMNIDTDTQYAFTRPVVSHMFTNYDGVLKVDGEVGNKKAYDPRAWGKLAEAGLAERVVEATQQLRSAGQKIR; encoded by the coding sequence ATGCCCATCGCCACTCCCGAGGTCTATGCCGAGATGATCGACCGGGCCAAGGCCGGCTCGTTCGCCTATCCCGCCATCAACGTGACGTCGTCGCAGACGATCAACGCGGCGATCCGCGGGTTCGCCGAAGCCGAGAGCGACGGCATCATCCAGATCTCCACCGGGGGTGCCGAGTACATCTCCGGCCCGACGATCAAGGATCGCGTCCGGGGTGCCGCGGCGTTCTCCGCCTTCGCTTACGAGGTCGCGCAGAGCTACGACGTGCAGATCGCGCTGCACACCGACCACGCGCCGCTCGACGCCGTCGAGCAGTGGGTGAAGCCGCTGCTCGCGCTGTCGACCGAGCGGGTCAAGAACGGCCAGGCCCCGCTGTTCAACTCGCACATGTGGGACGGCTCGGCCGTGCCGCTCGACCAGAACCTGAAGGTCGCCGAGGAGCTGCTGGCGCTGTCGGCCGACGCGCACACCATCCTCGAGATCGAGGTCGGCGTCGTCGGCGGCGAGGAGGACGGCGTCGCCCACGAGATCAACGACAAGCTCTACACCACGGTCGAGGACGGCCTGGCCACCGCCGAGGCGCTCGGCCTGGGCGAGCGCGGCCGCTACATCGTGGCGCTGACGTTCGGCAACGTGCACGGCGTCTACAAGCCGGGCAACGTCAAGCTGCGCCCCGAGATCCTGCGCGACATCCAGCAGTCCGTCGGCGAGCGCTACGGCAAGGACAAGCCCTTCGACCTCGTCTTCCACGGCGGCTCCGGCTCGACGGCGGAAGAGATCGGCTCGGCCGTCGACTACGGCGTCATCAAGATGAACATCGACACCGACACCCAGTACGCGTTCACCCGCCCCGTCGTGTCGCACATGTTCACCAACTACGACGGCGTGCTGAAGGTCGACGGCGAGGTCGGCAACAAGAAGGCCTACGACCCCCGCGCCTGGGGCAAGCTGGCCGAGGCGGGCCTGGCCGAGCGCGTCGTCGAGGCCACCCAGCAGCTGCGGTCGGCCGGCCAGAAGATTCGCTGA
- a CDS encoding glycoside hydrolase family 55 protein: MTVSPLTRRSLLGVAGAGAVGAAAAGVAAADPSGAEADTVPSKGAAEQTIVNGRVRALRTCGYAEAGDGGGALYRRLDSAPAEPDRWHLRTRDGAWWELAEDVVSVRALGARGDYDLVAGTGSDDTAALQAAARRGGTVYVPGVDGAYLVTDSISLLTDGTHWFGDGLRSRITLVSEPGGAGELLGIHGSAPSTPSGPPQRYVQGVRVSGLHLDTADGSNDNGLGGSFCRDVQVDNLYFSRIGRKALTFQYHCSNIRCRDVTVYEAATEPRSTHAVISIEGQTAGVDLSYYPGGTTSTADLGGADVHDIAFSDITCHSTGYNYVVVSNAHRVRFDGLALGDTAGAGSFVIFTRKVWDSHVRGVRGGDTARRFLEIGEQADSCTFSDLRFGSTTGTGADGRAVRIGGTRVRLADVAFRHGNAVALEAVLVAGADATITGLHVAECASQYVLNAPPAGVRLKLTDSTFVSAAGAAFRIKGEQAQVAGNHFRTPAGPFAGRFEGPGNVFTANHVAGTAPGRLVVTAEASVVAALNVFESGETDGAVGGGQG; this comes from the coding sequence ATGACCGTGTCGCCGCTGACCCGTCGTTCGTTGCTGGGAGTCGCCGGAGCGGGAGCGGTGGGGGCGGCGGCCGCGGGAGTGGCGGCGGCCGACCCGAGCGGGGCCGAGGCTGACACCGTCCCGTCGAAGGGGGCGGCGGAACAGACGATCGTCAACGGGCGGGTGCGGGCGCTGCGCACCTGCGGCTACGCCGAGGCCGGTGACGGCGGCGGCGCGCTCTACCGGCGGCTCGACTCCGCACCCGCAGAGCCGGACCGCTGGCACCTGCGGACCCGCGACGGCGCCTGGTGGGAGCTCGCCGAGGACGTCGTCTCGGTACGGGCACTGGGGGCTCGTGGTGACTACGACCTCGTGGCCGGCACCGGTTCCGACGACACCGCGGCCCTGCAGGCCGCGGCCCGACGCGGCGGGACGGTGTACGTGCCGGGGGTCGACGGCGCCTACCTGGTGACGGACTCGATCAGCCTGCTCACGGACGGCACGCACTGGTTCGGCGACGGGCTGCGGTCGCGGATCACGCTGGTGTCGGAGCCGGGCGGGGCGGGCGAGCTGCTGGGCATCCACGGGTCGGCGCCGTCGACGCCGTCCGGGCCGCCGCAGCGGTACGTGCAGGGCGTGCGGGTCAGCGGGCTGCACCTCGACACCGCCGACGGGTCCAACGACAACGGCCTCGGCGGCTCGTTCTGCCGCGACGTGCAGGTCGACAACCTCTACTTCTCCCGCATCGGGCGCAAGGCGCTGACGTTCCAGTACCACTGCTCGAACATCCGCTGCCGCGACGTGACGGTGTACGAGGCGGCCACGGAGCCGCGGTCCACGCACGCCGTCATCAGCATCGAGGGCCAGACCGCCGGCGTCGATCTGTCCTACTACCCGGGCGGCACCACCAGCACCGCGGACCTCGGGGGCGCCGACGTCCACGACATCGCGTTCAGCGACATCACCTGCCACTCCACCGGCTACAACTACGTCGTCGTCTCCAACGCGCACCGCGTGCGGTTCGACGGGCTGGCGCTCGGCGACACCGCCGGGGCCGGGTCGTTCGTGATCTTCACGCGCAAGGTCTGGGACAGCCACGTCCGCGGCGTGCGCGGCGGCGACACGGCCCGGCGGTTCCTCGAGATCGGCGAGCAGGCCGACTCGTGCACGTTCTCGGACCTGCGCTTCGGGTCGACGACAGGCACCGGTGCCGACGGCCGGGCCGTGCGGATCGGCGGGACCCGGGTGCGGCTGGCCGATGTCGCGTTCCGGCACGGCAACGCGGTGGCGCTGGAGGCCGTGCTGGTGGCCGGCGCCGACGCCACCATCACCGGCCTGCACGTGGCCGAGTGCGCGTCGCAGTACGTCCTCAACGCGCCGCCGGCGGGTGTGCGGCTCAAGCTCACCGACTCGACGTTCGTGTCCGCGGCCGGCGCGGCGTTCCGGATCAAGGGCGAGCAGGCGCAGGTCGCGGGGAACCACTTCCGCACGCCGGCCGGGCCCTTCGCCGGGCGGTTCGAGGGGCCGGGCAACGTGTTCACTGCGAACCACGTGGCCGGCACGGCGCCGGGGCGGCTCGTGGTGACGGCCGAAGCCTCCGTCGTCGCGGCGCTGAACGTCTTCGAGTCCGGCGAGACCGACGGCGCGGTGGGGGGCGGGCAGGGCTGA
- a CDS encoding DUF3151 domain-containing protein, whose protein sequence is MPGENLLSGPPETLLPDDPAAREALESGIDPATVAAAHPAYSPAWAALADRAFAAGDPVTSYAFARTGYHRGLDQLRRAGWRGQGPIPWAHEPNRGFLRSLNALGRAAEAIGETDEATRCAQFLRDSSEEAAAALSATE, encoded by the coding sequence ATGCCGGGCGAGAACCTGCTCTCCGGCCCGCCCGAGACGTTGCTGCCCGACGACCCCGCGGCCCGCGAGGCGCTCGAGTCGGGCATCGACCCCGCCACCGTGGCGGCGGCCCACCCGGCGTACTCGCCGGCGTGGGCCGCGCTGGCCGACCGCGCCTTCGCCGCGGGCGACCCCGTCACGTCGTATGCGTTCGCCCGCACCGGCTACCACCGCGGGCTGGACCAGCTGCGGCGGGCCGGCTGGCGGGGCCAGGGGCCCATCCCGTGGGCGCACGAGCCGAACCGCGGCTTCCTGCGCTCGCTGAACGCGCTCGGCCGCGCCGCCGAGGCCATCGGCGAGACCGACGAGGCCACCCGTTGCGCCCAGTTCCTCCGCGACTCCAGCGAGGAAGCCGCCGCCGCGCTCAGCGCCACGGAGTAG